The Streptomyces sp. NBC_01268 genome segment GCTTCCACCTGGGGTTTCTCGTGGAGGCCGGGGGCTCGGCGGCGCGTCTCGGAGGGGTTCGGAGCACGGAGGGCCGTCCGTTCTCTGCCGTATCGTTCCGGGCGTGGCGCGGCCGCGCCCACGTCCTGGACGTGCGCCGGGGCCGTCCGCCCGCCGCCGCCCGAACAGGAGCCGTCCTCTTGTCCCCGACCGACCCGCCCGGTTCGCCCGACTCCCCCGCGTCCACCGCGCGCGTGCTCCTCGTCGAGGACGACGACCTGATGCGCCGGTCCTTCGCCGTCGCCCTGGAGCGCTACGGCTACGAGGTGCGGGTCGCCGAAGACGGACTCGCCGGGCTCGAAGCCTTCCGCGAGCACGACTTCGACCTGCTGATCCTCGACGTGATGCTGCCCGGTCTCGACGGGATCGGGCTGTGCCGCAGGGTCCGGGAGAACAGCCTGGTCCCGGTCCTGATGATGTCCGCCCGGGGTGACGGCCTCGACGTGGTCGCGGGACTGGAGGCGGGCGCCGACGACTACGTCGTCAAGCCGGTGGAGACGTACGTCCTGGTGGCCCGGATCCGCTCACTGCTGCGGCGCGCCACGTACTCGCCCGGGCCCCGGAGCGCTCCGGGCCCCGGCGGGGACCGGCCGGCCGACGAGGACGTGCTGGAGTTCGGGGACCTGCGGATCGACACCGCCGGAATGGAGGTCTTCGTCGCCGGCCTCCCGGTCGCCCTCACCCCGACCGAACTGAAGCTCCTCCTGGAGTTCGCCGCCCGCCCCGGCGTCGTCCTGGAACGGCACGCCCTCCTGCGGGACGTCTGGGAGTACGGCT includes the following:
- a CDS encoding response regulator transcription factor; its protein translation is MRRSFAVALERYGYEVRVAEDGLAGLEAFREHDFDLLILDVMLPGLDGIGLCRRVRENSLVPVLMMSARGDGLDVVAGLEAGADDYVVKPVETYVLVARIRSLLRRATYSPGPRSAPGPGGDRPADEDVLEFGDLRIDTAGMEVFVAGLPVALTPTELKLLLEFAARPGVVLERHALLRDVWEYGWDGDSRVVDLCVQRLRRKLGRDRIETVRGFGYKLRR